The Budorcas taxicolor isolate Tak-1 chromosome 2, Takin1.1, whole genome shotgun sequence genome window below encodes:
- the FOXL3 gene encoding forkhead box L3 — MFDSSQYPYNCFNYDADDYPAGSSDEEKRLTRPAYSYIALIAMAIQQSPTGRVTLSGIYDFIARRFPYYRANQRAWQNSIRHNLSLNSCFVKVPRTDGPEKGKGNYWTFAGGCESLLDLFENGNFRRRRRRRGPKGEEARGARGRDAGAPPGPPEPASARGAPGPGCEPLTPASPAVPRSAAHGDIKFSIDYILSAPDPSPRGRPPHVQEGRHPPLEAGQVDLGL, encoded by the exons ATGTTTGACAGCTCGCAGTATCCCTACAATTGTTTCAATTACGACGCCGACGACTACCCGGCGGGCAGCTCGGACGAGGAAAAGCGGCTCACGCGGCCGGCGTACAG CTACATCGCGCTGATCGCCATGGCCATCCAGCAGAGCCCGACGGGCAGGGTGACGCTGTCGGGCATCTACGACTTCATCGCGCGCCGGTTCCCGTACTACCGCGCCAACCAGCGCGCCTGGCAGAACTCCATCCGCCACAACCTGTCCCTCAACAGCTGCTTCGTCAAG GTGCCGCGGACCGACGGCCCCGAGAAGGGCAAGGGCAACTACTGGACCTTCGCCGGCGGCTGCGAGTCGCTGCTGGACCTTTTTGAGAACGGCAACTTCCGCCGGCGGCGGCGCCGGCGCGGCCCTAAGGGCGAGGAGGCGAGGGGGGCGCGCGGGAGAGATGCGGGGGCGCCCCCGGGCCCCCCTGAGCCGGCCAGCGCACGGGGGGCCCCAGGCCCCGGCTGCGAGCCCCTGACCCCGGCCAGCCCTGCCGTCCCGAGGAGCGCCGCGCACGGGGACATCAAGTTCAGCATTGACTACATCCTCTCCGCCCCCGACCCCTCTCCCCGGGGCAGGCCACCCCAcgtgcaagagggcagacacccCCCGCTGGAGGCCGGCCAGGTGGACCTCGGCCTCTGA